From a region of the Arachis ipaensis cultivar K30076 chromosome B09, Araip1.1, whole genome shotgun sequence genome:
- the LOC107618176 gene encoding glycine-rich RNA-binding protein RZ1B isoform X1, with amino-acid sequence MAGKEENRIFVGGLSWDVTERQLEHAFGRYGKILECQIMMERDTGRPRGFGFITFGDRRGMEDAIKEMHGREIGDRIISVNKAQPKMGGDDVDQGYRSGYSSGGRGSYGVGDRVGQDDCFKCGHPGHWARDCPLAGGGRGRGGSSFSSRPRFGGAGGDRLSGERDRYLDDRYDGGRYGDRDRFDSRDYKYGSRDRYTSDRYPTSGDRFASDRYGGSSDYAQNGYGKERGYDRYGGPRGVGDRYGSGIAARDEGRNYRGRPGPYDRPSRGARPSSFDRY; translated from the exons ATGGCGGGCAAAGAAGAGAATCGAATATTCGTCGGAGGATTGTCATGGGACGTAACGGAGCGTCAGCTCGAGCATGCCTTTGGCCGTTACGGCAAAATTCTCGAATGCCAG ATTATGATGGAAAGAGATACAGGCCGTCCACGTGGATTTGGGTTCATTACATTTGGAGACCGTAGGGGAATGGAGGATGCAATCAAGGAAATGCACGGACGAGAAATTGGTGACCGCATCATCTCAGTAAACAAGGCCCAGCCCAAGATGGGAGGTGATGACGTAGACCAAGGTTACAGAAGCGGCTACTCATCAGGAGGTAGAGGAAGCTATGGAGTTGGGGACAGGGTTGGACAAGATGATTGCTTCAAATGTGGGCATCCAGGGCACTGGGCCCGAGATTGTCCTTTGGCAGGAGGTGGCCGCGGCCGGGGTGGTAGTTCATTTTCCTCACGCCCTAGGTTTGGAGGTGCTGGTGGGGATCGCCTTAGTGGTGAACGTGATCGATACCTTGATGATCGCTATGATGGTGGACGTTATGGGGATAGGGATCGCTTTGATTCCCGAGATTACAAATATGGAAGTCGTGATCGTTATACTAGTGACAG GTATCCAACTAGTGGAGATCGATTTGCAAGTGATCGATATGGAGGAAGCTCAGATTACGCGCAAAATGGTTATGGCAAAGAAAGAGGTTATGACCGGTATGGTGGTCCACGAGGTGTTGGTGACAGGTATGGAAGTGGAATAGCAGCTCGTGACGAAGGAAGGAATTATAGGGGCAGGCCTGGTCCGTATGATCGACCAAGCAGGGGTGCTCGTCCGTCGTCATTTGACCGCTACTGA
- the LOC107618176 gene encoding glycine-rich RNA-binding protein RZ1B isoform X2: protein MMERDTGRPRGFGFITFGDRRGMEDAIKEMHGREIGDRIISVNKAQPKMGGDDVDQGYRSGYSSGGRGSYGVGDRVGQDDCFKCGHPGHWARDCPLAGGGRGRGGSSFSSRPRFGGAGGDRLSGERDRYLDDRYDGGRYGDRDRFDSRDYKYGSRDRYTSDRYPTSGDRFASDRYGGSSDYAQNGYGKERGYDRYGGPRGVGDRYGSGIAARDEGRNYRGRPGPYDRPSRGARPSSFDRY, encoded by the exons ATGATGGAAAGAGATACAGGCCGTCCACGTGGATTTGGGTTCATTACATTTGGAGACCGTAGGGGAATGGAGGATGCAATCAAGGAAATGCACGGACGAGAAATTGGTGACCGCATCATCTCAGTAAACAAGGCCCAGCCCAAGATGGGAGGTGATGACGTAGACCAAGGTTACAGAAGCGGCTACTCATCAGGAGGTAGAGGAAGCTATGGAGTTGGGGACAGGGTTGGACAAGATGATTGCTTCAAATGTGGGCATCCAGGGCACTGGGCCCGAGATTGTCCTTTGGCAGGAGGTGGCCGCGGCCGGGGTGGTAGTTCATTTTCCTCACGCCCTAGGTTTGGAGGTGCTGGTGGGGATCGCCTTAGTGGTGAACGTGATCGATACCTTGATGATCGCTATGATGGTGGACGTTATGGGGATAGGGATCGCTTTGATTCCCGAGATTACAAATATGGAAGTCGTGATCGTTATACTAGTGACAG GTATCCAACTAGTGGAGATCGATTTGCAAGTGATCGATATGGAGGAAGCTCAGATTACGCGCAAAATGGTTATGGCAAAGAAAGAGGTTATGACCGGTATGGTGGTCCACGAGGTGTTGGTGACAGGTATGGAAGTGGAATAGCAGCTCGTGACGAAGGAAGGAATTATAGGGGCAGGCCTGGTCCGTATGATCGACCAAGCAGGGGTGCTCGTCCGTCGTCATTTGACCGCTACTGA
- the LOC107618817 gene encoding uncharacterized protein ycf45 isoform X2, with amino-acid sequence MPFPRWVGEFSDDNRSGINSSLHRISAIRNRKMQIIGLTCRVGRAVSGSAEIIRDLVQDGGSILVIGPPGVGKTTLIREIARMLADELKKRVVIVDTSNEIGGDGDVPHAGIGRARRMQVPNVHMQHNVMIEAVENHMPETIIIDEIGTELEALAASTIAQRGVQLVGTAHGMTIENIIKNPSLQNLVGGIESVTLGDEEAKKRKVQKTILERKGPPTFTCAVELISKTECRVHHRLDATVDAILAGIPALTGKSPLFEVRQWDDSAKDLLQYAPMPEKSLGETLDLTKNSIISSEIDSDKDDKDLSPTWSVKWSTSGSVNNTESSDFKSDENEADSPTSRSKKWSTNGSVTTRRSPVQVYTYKILEADLLQVAKVMGLEDLVDVTDDIGAADAILASSSEIRQNPWIRSVAKFHKLPIFVIKSNTMAQMVKAVRMILGLESFGPAPKKPYNDALDIEIEDDEPKRKPSLEEIDALEEVRLAIEYIVIPGGEPVELLPRRSEIIARQLELVESYQLAAEKSGTEQNPRLQILPMRLNAKKISKSSSASRKKTSPNSVSTGGGGGGKGTSVTRLPLLPE; translated from the exons ATGCCATTTCCAAGGTGG GTAGGTGAGTTTTCTGATGACAACCGATCTGGTATTAATAGCTCTTTACACCGTATAAGTGCGATTCGGAATCGTAAAATGCAAATCATTGGCCTTACTTGCCGGGTGGGTCGAGCAGTGAGTGGTAGTGCAGAAATTATACGTGATTTGGTTCAGGATGGGGGTTCTATATTGGTCATAGGACCTCCCGGAGTGGGTAAAACTACGTTAATCAG AGAGATTGCTAGGATGCTGGCAGATGAGTTAAAGAAGCGTGTTGTAATAGTGGATACATCCAATGAAATTGGAGGTGATGGTGATGTTCCTCATGCGGGCATAGGCAGGGCAAGGAGGATGCAAGTTCCAAATGTACATATGCAGCATAAT GTTATGATTGAAGCAGTTGAAAATCATATGCCTGAAACCATTATAATTGATGAAATTGGAACAGAGCTTGAAGCATTAGCAGCTAGTACCATTGCTCAAAGAGGAGTCCAATTGGTTGGAACAGCACATGGAATGACaattgaaaacataataaaaaatccTTCTCTTCAGAATCTTGTTGGTGGCATAGAG AGTGTAACCCTTGGAGATGAAGAAGCTAAGAAAAGGAAAGTGCAGAAGACAATTCTAGAAAGGAAAGGACCTCCTACATTTACTTGTGCTGTTGAGTTGATATCTAAAACTGAATGTCGCGTTCATCATAGATTAGATGCAACTGTGGATGCCATTTTGGCAGGTATTCCTGCCTTAACAGGAAAATCTCCATTATTTGAAGTCCGTCAATGGGATGACTCTGCAAAAGATTTATTGCAGTATGCTCCAATGCCTGAAAAAAGTCTTGGAGAAACCCTTGATTTAACAAAGAATAGTATCATAAGTTCTGAAATAGATTCTGATAAGGATGATAAAGACCTTTCTCCTACATGGTCCGTGAAATGGAGCACTAGTGGATCTGTAAATAATACTGAGAGTTCTGACTTTAAGTCTGATGAGAATGAAGCAGACAGCCCTACTTCTCGATCTAAGAAATGGAGTACTAATGGATCTGTGACTACGAGGAGGTCACCAGTTCAAGTGTATACTTACAAG ATTCTTGAAGCTGATCTACTGCAAGTAGCAAAGGTGATGGGACTTGAAGATTTAGTAGATGTAACAGATGATATTGGAGCTGCTGATGCAATTCTAGCATCCAGTTCTGAGATACGACAAAACCCATGGATCCGTAGTGTAGCGAAATTCCACAAGTTACCAATTTTTGTTATTAAG TCTAATACCATGGCACAAATGGTCAAAGCAGTACGTATGATCCTTGGGCTAGAATCATTTGGCCCTGCACCGAAAAAACCTTACAATGATGCTCTTGATATTGAAATCGAGGATGATGAACCAAAACGAAAACCATCTCTGGAAGAGATTGATGCCTTGGAG GAGGTTAGACTTGCAATAGAATACATTGTGATACCCGGTGGGGAACCTGTGGAGCTCCTTCCTAGACGTTCAGAAATAATAGCACGGCAGCTCGAACTTGTAGAAAGCTATCAGTTGGCTGCTGAAAAGTCAGGTACAGAACAAAACCCAAGGTTGCAGATACTTCCCATGAGGCTAAAtgcaaaaaaaatttctaaatccAGTTCTGCTTCCCGCAAGAAAACAAGTCCTAATTCGGTGTctactggtggtggtggtggtggcaagGGTACCAGTGTCACTAGGCTTCCCCTTTTGCCTGAATAG